Proteins from a genomic interval of Musa acuminata AAA Group cultivar baxijiao chromosome BXJ1-9, Cavendish_Baxijiao_AAA, whole genome shotgun sequence:
- the LOC135592263 gene encoding uncharacterized protein LOC135592263, protein MGCYPIGKMVSKALRKCKGRKRRGVATTVVYSSPPTYSHAASRAKHVTWTDDSPAVVIMPSESRVSKHHSEAVIPPPSTQPEEQRWVRFAHGPHHPDEVPHHGPIPSRTPKESVHVRFDVGPRSGPDLHELVPPHGSGYRYMTSPLPPRWEDGEQRRDYFGGEYHYYPTPIREGIYRIATDEHRLTTIFSEENPNACSIV, encoded by the exons atgggttgCTATCCCATAGGCAAGATGGTGTCCAAAGCACTCCGGAAGTGCAAAG GGAGAAAGAGGCGTGGAGTAGCCACCACCGTGGTGTACTCATCGCCGCCGACATACTCCCATGCCGCATCTCGGGCGAAGCACGTGACCTGGACCGACGACAGCCCTGCCGTGGTTATCATGCCATCAGAATCCAGAGTCTCAAAGCACCACTCTGAGGctgtgattcctcctccgtcaactcAGCCCGAGGAACAACGCTGGGTCCGGTTCGCCCATGGACCACACCACCCGGACGAGGTCCCTCATCATGGTCCTATCCCGTCCCGCACGCCCAAAGAATCCGTCCATGTCCGGTTTGATGTCGGACCCCGGTCCGGCCCCGACTTGCACGAGCTGGTTCCGCCCCACGGGTCAGGTTACCGGTACATGACGTCGCCGTTGCCGCCGAGATGGGAGGACGGCGAGCAGCGGAGGGACTACTTCGGCGGTGAATACCACTACTATCCTACCCCTATACGTGAAGGAATTTACCGCATTGCCACCGACGAGCATCGCCTCACCACCATATTTAGCGAGGAGAATCCCAATGCTTGCAGCATCGTCTGA